The Arenicella xantha genome window below encodes:
- a CDS encoding helix-turn-helix domain-containing protein has product MEYFVLPAMLALLLKLSVIFLARDGQGTSRIFMAMVCIFALHNLTEVLVILGLFSGMASEYMLRVYYAVSFFALAYIGLYALEVSARGQTKFLSYSLVVVALVLAALSLMTNFIVAGAESIGYTITAVRGPYYFVFQAFTVFMYFAAMGILWWGYLRASKQQVQIQCLYSVVAILPMVLASIAVLVIMQLGFHFSAALIIPLASSAFLILTLRSETVHGLTDIGRFLKPSERRLTANIVADLTTQYLSDEVSLKEAKDQFERQLLQHNLDRFGNNVSKTARVLGMKRTTIYSMAKKHGISVQDKES; this is encoded by the coding sequence ATGGAATATTTTGTATTGCCAGCAATGCTGGCGTTATTGCTCAAGCTGTCCGTTATATTTTTAGCGCGCGACGGTCAAGGTACCTCTCGGATTTTCATGGCGATGGTATGTATTTTTGCCTTGCATAATCTCACAGAGGTGCTAGTAATTCTTGGCTTGTTCAGTGGCATGGCGTCTGAATATATGCTGCGTGTTTATTACGCGGTATCGTTCTTTGCGCTTGCTTATATTGGGCTGTATGCGCTCGAAGTCAGTGCGCGTGGTCAAACCAAGTTTTTGTCCTATAGCTTAGTAGTAGTCGCGTTGGTGTTGGCTGCGTTATCCTTGATGACGAATTTCATTGTCGCTGGAGCGGAGTCAATTGGTTACACCATAACCGCTGTACGCGGGCCCTATTATTTTGTTTTCCAAGCTTTTACCGTGTTTATGTATTTTGCCGCTATGGGTATCTTATGGTGGGGATACCTGCGGGCCAGTAAGCAGCAGGTACAAATTCAGTGCTTGTATAGCGTGGTGGCCATTTTACCTATGGTGCTAGCTAGTATTGCGGTATTAGTTATCATGCAGCTTGGTTTTCACTTTTCGGCAGCATTAATAATACCGTTGGCTTCCAGCGCATTTTTGATATTGACCTTACGTAGTGAAACGGTGCATGGTCTGACTGATATCGGTCGATTTCTTAAGCCTTCTGAACGACGCCTAACAGCTAATATTGTGGCCGACCTTACGACCCAGTATTTGTCCGATGAGGTTAGTTTAAAAGAGGCTAAAGATCAGTTCGAGCGACAGTTGTTGCAGCATAACTTAGATCGTTTCGGTAACAATGTTTCAAAAACGGCTAGAGTTCTAGGCATGAAACGCACCACCATTTATTCAATGGCTAAGAAACACGGTATTAGTGTTCAAGACAAAGAGTCATAA
- a CDS encoding ketoacyl-ACP synthase III produces the protein MNYHSSFGFQKKLSNNIKILSVGTHLPDEVVKSTHLFEEFQSEQRYGIRLDWMANDMGIKERRVAPAGVLPSTLAIPAAREAIANCPNLDPAKIGLVIFCGIERDQSEPATAHTIQSALGLKADHAFDVSNACFGFMHGIEIANHFIKSGSTDYALVVTGEIPSRVLRAAMAKLQTNLSKDQAMDIIGALSVGDAGGAVILGQAGYGENCGFELFNTKTDSSHAEKCFYRVNGDGSIEGQMKMGPIVGASIWMHRRIINDTLQQLGWDQFDWVLSHQTGRRPFEKFSTFSTVPEQRMIKTYHKLGNIASATFPLNYAKLLKNGKVRKGDRIGGIHSGSGLVVGEFGYQM, from the coding sequence ATGAATTATCATTCTTCTTTTGGTTTCCAAAAAAAACTTAGTAATAACATCAAGATACTATCTGTAGGGACGCATCTTCCTGATGAGGTGGTTAAGTCAACACACCTTTTTGAGGAGTTTCAATCTGAGCAACGCTACGGTATTCGTTTGGACTGGATGGCAAACGATATGGGTATCAAAGAACGTCGAGTGGCGCCGGCGGGCGTATTACCGTCAACATTAGCGATTCCTGCTGCTCGAGAAGCTATTGCAAACTGTCCCAATCTCGATCCTGCGAAAATAGGATTGGTGATTTTCTGTGGCATTGAGCGTGACCAATCCGAACCAGCGACAGCGCATACAATTCAAAGCGCGCTGGGCTTGAAGGCGGATCATGCGTTCGACGTATCGAATGCATGCTTTGGTTTTATGCACGGTATTGAGATTGCAAATCACTTTATCAAAAGCGGATCGACCGATTACGCGTTGGTGGTGACCGGCGAGATTCCAAGTCGCGTGTTACGCGCGGCAATGGCAAAGCTCCAAACTAATCTGAGCAAAGACCAAGCGATGGATATTATTGGCGCGTTGTCGGTCGGGGATGCTGGTGGAGCGGTGATCCTAGGGCAGGCTGGCTATGGCGAGAACTGTGGGTTTGAGCTGTTTAATACCAAGACAGACAGTTCCCATGCTGAGAAATGTTTTTATCGCGTCAATGGTGACGGTTCTATTGAAGGGCAGATGAAAATGGGGCCGATCGTGGGAGCGTCTATTTGGATGCATCGACGCATCATTAATGACACTTTGCAGCAACTGGGCTGGGATCAGTTCGACTGGGTGCTGAGTCACCAGACTGGTCGCCGTCCATTTGAGAAGTTTTCCACTTTTAGCACCGTGCCGGAGCAGCGCATGATCAAGACATACCACAAATTAGGTAACATTGCATCGGCAACCTTCCCCCTTAACTATGCCAAATTGCTAAAAAATGGTAAGGTGCGTAAAGGAGATCGTATTGGCGGTATTCATTCGGGCTCAGGGTTAGTTGTAGGAGAGTTTGGATACCAAATGTAA
- a CDS encoding TIGR04282 family arsenosugar biosynthesis glycosyltransferase has product MNADIPLILFAKAPIPGKVKTRLQSHCSAQQAAYIASYLMEASIQAATRHWPGSVYLSVWLDEHHSFFETMQTRYPVRMTVQTDGDLGEKMRHALHSFGYPAVVMGCDAPHTAAATYVTAFERLQQGESVIAPSDDGGYYLLGLAQPANALFLDKPWGTADVLSQTMQSAATLGLSLHELDSLNDIDEWNDLIAVLDQFDDLREYLSSEGLIL; this is encoded by the coding sequence ATGAATGCCGATATTCCGCTAATTCTGTTCGCGAAAGCGCCGATTCCCGGTAAGGTGAAAACGCGTTTACAATCACATTGTTCGGCACAGCAAGCCGCGTACATAGCCAGTTATCTGATGGAGGCATCCATTCAAGCTGCTACTCGCCATTGGCCTGGGTCGGTTTATCTGAGTGTGTGGCTGGATGAGCACCATTCTTTTTTTGAAACCATGCAGACTCGTTACCCAGTGCGCATGACGGTACAAACGGATGGCGATCTTGGCGAAAAAATGCGTCACGCATTACATTCCTTTGGCTACCCCGCGGTGGTGATGGGTTGTGATGCGCCGCATACGGCTGCGGCCACCTATGTCACTGCATTTGAACGACTGCAACAGGGCGAGTCCGTTATCGCACCAAGTGACGATGGTGGCTATTATTTGCTGGGTCTAGCTCAGCCCGCGAATGCGTTGTTTTTAGATAAGCCATGGGGGACTGCTGATGTGTTGTCACAAACCATGCAGTCGGCTGCAACGTTGGGATTGTCTTTGCATGAGCTAGATTCTTTGAATGATATTGATGAATGGAATGATCTTATTGCTGTGTTGGATCAGTTTGATGATCTACGAGAATACCTATCCTCTGAGGGTCTAATTCTCTAA
- a CDS encoding TIGR04283 family arsenosugar biosynthesis glycosyltransferase, with product MPNVKHQPSRDIAGQQNWAIIVPILNEVASLPYLLEHLIEQQADQVILVDGGSTDGTRELLVELPANFRVVYSAMGRAKQMNAGASVASKDVLLFLHADTRLPPNAVIEVKKAKDWGRFDVQFDSDLLAMRIIAFFINGRSRLTSIATGDQALFIRRGLFEQIGRYPELPLMEDVAFCKQLKSTVKPYCSKLKVTTSARRWQQHGVVKTVLQMWLFRLAFYFGVSPEVLKRRYLDPR from the coding sequence GTGCCAAACGTTAAGCATCAACCCAGCCGCGACATAGCCGGACAGCAGAATTGGGCAATTATTGTTCCAATTTTGAATGAAGTAGCTAGCTTACCGTATTTGCTTGAACACTTGATTGAGCAGCAAGCTGACCAAGTCATATTGGTTGATGGTGGCAGCACTGATGGAACACGCGAATTATTAGTCGAATTACCGGCTAATTTTCGCGTAGTTTATAGTGCTATGGGGCGAGCCAAGCAAATGAACGCCGGTGCATCGGTGGCGAGTAAAGATGTCTTATTGTTTCTGCATGCAGATACACGACTGCCACCAAATGCCGTGATCGAGGTTAAAAAGGCCAAAGATTGGGGCCGCTTCGACGTGCAGTTTGATAGCGACTTACTCGCGATGCGAATTATTGCTTTTTTCATTAATGGCCGTTCACGCTTAACTAGCATTGCAACCGGCGATCAAGCGCTGTTTATTAGACGTGGTTTATTTGAGCAAATTGGTAGATATCCTGAGCTGCCGCTAATGGAAGATGTGGCGTTTTGTAAGCAGCTAAAATCAACGGTTAAACCGTACTGTTCAAAACTGAAAGTCACCACCAGCGCTCGACGTTGGCAACAACATGGGGTAGTAAAAACCGTGTTGCAGATGTGGCTATTTCGTTTGGCTTTCTATTTTGGCGTGTCGCCCGAAGTGCTTAAGCGTCGTTACCTTGACCCGCGATGA
- a CDS encoding argininosuccinate synthase, with amino-acid sequence MSDIKKVVLAYSGGLDTSIILKWLQEEYDCEVVTFTADIGQGEEVEPARAKAEAMGVKSIYIDDLREEFARDYVYPMMRANAIYEGEYRLGTSIARPLIAKRLIEIANETGADAISHGATGKGNDQVRFELGAYALRPDIKIIAPWRMWDLNSREKLMSYAAQHNISVEKKADGKSQYSMDANLLHISYEGGILEDPWAEAESDMWRWTVSPEEAPDQAQYVELEFSQGDIVAINGRPKSPSAVMEWLNKVGGEHGIGRDDIVENRYVGMKSRGCYETPAGTIMLRAHRAIESLTLDREVAHLKDELMPKYASMIYNGYWWSPEREMMQTMIDASQRHVNGTVRVKLYKGNVSIAGRQSEKDSLFDERIATFEDDEGAYNQADAEGFIKLNALRLRIGAKR; translated from the coding sequence ATGTCTGATATTAAAAAAGTTGTCCTCGCTTACTCTGGCGGCCTCGATACGTCGATTATCTTGAAATGGCTTCAGGAAGAGTACGATTGTGAGGTGGTTACCTTTACGGCTGATATTGGCCAAGGAGAAGAGGTTGAGCCAGCGCGTGCGAAAGCAGAAGCGATGGGGGTTAAGAGCATTTATATTGATGACCTGCGTGAGGAGTTTGCGCGCGACTATGTGTATCCAATGATGCGTGCCAATGCCATCTATGAAGGTGAGTATCGACTCGGCACCTCAATTGCTCGCCCACTTATTGCCAAGCGTTTGATCGAAATTGCCAATGAAACTGGTGCTGATGCTATATCGCATGGCGCAACAGGCAAGGGTAATGATCAAGTGCGCTTTGAGCTCGGTGCGTATGCCTTAAGACCGGATATCAAAATTATTGCTCCGTGGCGCATGTGGGATCTCAATTCGCGTGAAAAGTTGATGAGTTATGCCGCGCAACACAATATCTCGGTTGAGAAAAAAGCTGACGGCAAGTCGCAGTATTCGATGGATGCAAATTTGTTACACATTTCCTATGAGGGCGGGATCCTGGAAGACCCTTGGGCGGAAGCAGAATCAGATATGTGGCGCTGGACCGTTTCTCCCGAAGAAGCGCCGGATCAAGCGCAATATGTTGAGCTGGAATTTTCGCAAGGCGATATCGTGGCGATTAATGGTCGGCCTAAGTCACCTTCGGCGGTGATGGAGTGGTTGAACAAAGTCGGCGGTGAGCATGGCATCGGGCGCGATGATATCGTTGAGAATCGTTACGTTGGTATGAAGTCGCGTGGCTGTTATGAAACCCCTGCAGGAACCATCATGCTACGCGCGCATCGTGCCATCGAGTCGCTCACTCTTGATCGTGAAGTTGCGCACCTTAAAGATGAATTGATGCCGAAATACGCGTCGATGATCTATAACGGTTATTGGTGGAGCCCTGAGCGAGAAATGATGCAGACTATGATCGATGCATCGCAACGACACGTGAACGGCACGGTTCGGGTTAAATTGTATAAAGGAAATGTGTCTATTGCTGGTCGCCAATCAGAAAAAGACTCGTTGTTTGATGAGCGCATCGCCACCTTTGAAGATGACGAGGGCGCGTACAATCAAGCTGATGCTGAGGGCTTCATTAAGTTAAACGCGCTACGTTTACGGATTGGTGCCAAACGTTAA
- a CDS encoding urate hydroxylase PuuD: MEELNFIARWGHLLFGITWIGMLYYFNFVQGGYFKNASPEGLSDAKAKLAPSALWWFRWGAMFTFITGLYLLHTISASLKFNEYIIVGATLGTLMFLNVWIIIWPAQQIALGMKSGDGPAAGAKALLASRTNTLFSAPMAYFMLASAHKAQMPTEGLSNGLWAALAIVILLEVNAIFGKQGPLASVAGVVHMSLLLTAALAGVLYFL; the protein is encoded by the coding sequence ATGGAAGAACTCAATTTTATTGCACGATGGGGGCATTTACTGTTCGGCATCACTTGGATCGGCATGTTGTACTACTTCAATTTTGTACAAGGCGGCTACTTTAAAAATGCCAGCCCTGAAGGACTCTCTGATGCAAAAGCCAAACTTGCTCCTAGCGCCTTATGGTGGTTCCGATGGGGCGCCATGTTTACTTTTATCACCGGTCTGTACTTACTACACACGATAAGCGCATCACTAAAATTCAATGAGTACATTATCGTTGGCGCCACACTCGGAACGTTAATGTTCCTCAACGTTTGGATAATTATCTGGCCGGCACAACAAATCGCGCTTGGTATGAAATCAGGAGATGGTCCCGCCGCCGGCGCCAAAGCGCTCCTCGCATCGCGCACCAACACCTTATTTTCCGCGCCTATGGCTTATTTCATGCTGGCGTCGGCGCACAAAGCACAAATGCCAACTGAAGGCTTGAGCAATGGATTATGGGCCGCTCTAGCAATCGTGATATTGCTCGAAGTGAACGCCATTTTCGGCAAACAGGGACCATTAGCGTCGGTTGCCGGCGTGGTTCATATGAGCTTATTGCTAACTGCTGCACTGGCTGGCGTACTGTACTTTTTGTAA
- a CDS encoding acetylornithine/succinylornithine family transaminase, producing the protein MNAYARLPVSFVRGEACTLWDADGKQYLDALGGIAVTFLGHCHPRISQTISLQATKLLHTSNLFHIQEQAQLGEKFCKISGMDKVFFGNSGAEANEAAIKIARLHARTKGIERPAIITMNHAFHGRTMATLSASGNPNIQRGFEPLVEEFIHVEFNNIDAISAYASNPNVVAVMLEPIQGEGGILVPDAGYLAAVREICDQHGWLLILDEIQTGIGRTGKWFAHQHEGIQPDVLTSAKALGNGIPIGACAARGSAAELIGPGSHGTTFGGNPFASQVGNAVIDIITEENLIERADQIGCYLKKQLQQHLGIIEKVVDIRGRGLMLGIELDNAYPNLAMTFLEQGLVVNITGAGKVIRLLPSVLLTEAQAKQIAETIRDVITSL; encoded by the coding sequence ATGAATGCCTATGCGCGCTTACCTGTGAGCTTTGTGCGCGGCGAAGCATGCACACTGTGGGATGCCGACGGTAAACAATACCTCGACGCTCTAGGCGGAATAGCGGTTACCTTTCTCGGCCACTGTCATCCGCGAATTAGCCAAACCATTTCATTGCAAGCCACCAAGTTACTGCACACAAGCAACCTGTTTCACATTCAAGAACAAGCTCAGCTTGGTGAAAAATTTTGCAAGATTTCTGGCATGGATAAAGTCTTCTTTGGGAACTCCGGAGCCGAGGCCAATGAAGCCGCTATTAAAATTGCACGTTTACATGCGCGCACTAAAGGCATCGAACGACCAGCTATTATCACCATGAATCACGCATTTCACGGTCGCACAATGGCAACTTTGTCTGCCTCAGGCAATCCGAATATTCAACGCGGATTTGAACCGCTAGTGGAAGAATTTATTCATGTTGAATTCAACAACATTGACGCTATTAGCGCCTATGCCAGCAATCCCAATGTGGTAGCTGTCATGCTGGAACCGATTCAAGGCGAAGGCGGCATCTTGGTGCCTGATGCGGGTTACTTGGCGGCAGTACGCGAGATTTGCGACCAACACGGTTGGCTGCTTATTTTGGATGAGATTCAAACTGGCATAGGCCGTACCGGAAAATGGTTTGCGCATCAGCATGAGGGTATCCAGCCCGACGTTTTGACCAGTGCCAAGGCTCTCGGCAATGGTATTCCTATTGGCGCTTGTGCCGCGCGCGGTTCGGCAGCCGAACTTATCGGCCCAGGCTCACATGGTACAACCTTTGGCGGCAACCCGTTCGCCAGTCAGGTTGGAAACGCTGTGATCGATATTATTACCGAAGAGAACTTAATCGAGCGCGCAGACCAAATCGGATGCTATTTAAAGAAACAGCTGCAACAGCATCTCGGAATAATCGAAAAAGTCGTCGACATTCGAGGACGAGGACTCATGCTCGGCATCGAGTTAGACAATGCTTACCCAAATCTAGCCATGACCTTCCTAGAACAAGGTTTAGTCGTCAACATTACTGGCGCTGGCAAAGTTATTCGACTACTCCCGTCAGTGCTCCTAACTGAAGCACAAGCCAAACAAATCGCGGAAACGATTCGCGACGTAATTACTAGCCTGTAG
- the argF gene encoding ornithine carbamoyltransferase: MSVQHFLTLDDLDAATLAQLIDRAIELKTEFKQGLVYEPLRNKSLAMIFSKSSTRTRVSFEVGMRQLGGGSLYLSPNDTQIGRGEPIEDTARVVSSMVDGIMIRTASHHDVEILAAHSSVPVINGLTDDYHPCQLLADIQTFQETRGSIRGATIAWVGDGNNVCHSFMNAARIFGFTLQIATPKGFEPDQAVTALNHNHISLSHDPKNAVTGADAVVTDTWASMGQESERAKREAAFDGYCVDSSLMALAHKDALFMHCLPAYRGREVSIEVIEGAQSVVFQEAENRLHAQKALLELLLA, encoded by the coding sequence ATGTCAGTACAACATTTTCTAACCCTAGACGATCTAGACGCGGCGACCTTAGCGCAGCTTATTGATCGCGCTATCGAACTGAAAACCGAGTTCAAACAGGGCTTAGTTTACGAACCACTCCGCAATAAAAGTCTGGCGATGATATTCAGCAAGTCATCCACCAGAACACGCGTCTCGTTTGAAGTCGGCATGCGTCAACTCGGCGGCGGCTCACTTTACCTGAGCCCTAATGACACCCAAATTGGGCGCGGCGAACCGATCGAAGATACCGCCAGAGTGGTATCAAGCATGGTCGACGGCATTATGATTCGAACCGCATCGCATCATGATGTAGAAATTCTCGCCGCGCACTCTAGCGTACCGGTGATAAACGGCCTAACTGACGACTATCACCCTTGTCAATTGTTAGCTGATATTCAAACATTTCAAGAAACTCGTGGCAGCATTCGAGGCGCCACCATCGCATGGGTTGGTGATGGTAATAACGTTTGTCATTCATTTATGAACGCCGCTCGAATTTTCGGATTCACGCTGCAAATCGCCACACCAAAAGGCTTCGAACCAGATCAAGCTGTTACTGCATTGAACCATAACCACATTTCACTTAGCCATGACCCCAAGAACGCAGTAACCGGTGCCGACGCGGTAGTCACGGACACCTGGGCCAGTATGGGCCAAGAGTCTGAACGAGCTAAACGTGAAGCGGCGTTTGACGGCTATTGTGTTGACTCGAGCCTAATGGCATTGGCGCATAAAGATGCCTTGTTCATGCATTGCTTACCCGCGTATCGTGGACGAGAAGTCTCTATTGAGGTGATCGAAGGAGCACAAAGTGTGGTATTTCAAGAAGCAGAAAATCGACTGCATGCGCAAAAAGCCTTGTTAGAGCTACTACTCGCATAG
- a CDS encoding ABC transporter ATP-binding protein: MPDSFLQVNQLSAAYDQHEVVVNNVTFGLKEGELACLLGPSGCGKTTILRAISGFQSIRSGSIYLDGRLLSDAKTSVPPERRNVGMVFQDHALFPHLTIANNVGFGLHQLARSERAQRVDDMLHLVGMADYRNQYPHELSGGQSQRIALARALAPQPKLLLMDEPFSNLDTALRETLGYEVRSLLKESGITAIMVTHDQHDAFALGDQVGVMANGQLMQWDSSFGLYHAPNNRFVANFIGDGVFVRGQMVEDNVVITNFGEVRGESVNHQHIGKDVDMLIRPDDVKYAPESPIRARVTRKAFKGAQTLYTIETESGDTLLSLVPSHDDYEIGDVIGVSIEADHLVCFEQQPA, translated from the coding sequence ATGCCCGACTCCTTTCTTCAGGTAAACCAACTGAGTGCTGCATACGACCAGCACGAAGTAGTCGTAAACAATGTCACCTTTGGCCTGAAAGAAGGTGAACTAGCATGCCTACTCGGCCCTAGCGGCTGCGGTAAGACGACTATCTTAAGAGCCATCAGTGGTTTTCAGTCGATTCGCTCAGGCAGCATCTATTTAGATGGTCGGCTATTATCAGACGCCAAAACCTCAGTTCCACCAGAGCGCCGCAATGTAGGAATGGTATTCCAAGATCACGCGCTATTTCCGCACCTCACCATAGCCAACAATGTCGGCTTTGGTCTGCACCAACTAGCCCGCTCTGAGCGAGCACAACGAGTGGACGACATGCTTCATCTAGTGGGCATGGCTGATTATCGAAACCAATACCCTCATGAGCTTTCAGGTGGTCAGAGTCAGCGCATTGCGTTAGCGCGAGCATTGGCCCCACAACCGAAGCTGTTATTAATGGATGAGCCCTTTTCAAACCTAGATACCGCACTACGTGAAACCTTAGGCTATGAAGTACGCTCTCTGTTGAAAGAGTCCGGCATTACCGCCATTATGGTGACTCATGACCAACACGACGCATTTGCGTTAGGCGACCAAGTCGGTGTGATGGCCAACGGCCAACTAATGCAATGGGATAGCTCCTTCGGCCTTTACCACGCGCCCAATAATCGCTTTGTGGCAAATTTTATTGGCGACGGTGTGTTTGTTCGAGGTCAAATGGTGGAAGACAATGTTGTCATCACAAACTTCGGTGAGGTCCGCGGTGAGAGTGTCAATCATCAACATATTGGCAAAGATGTCGACATGCTAATCCGCCCTGATGACGTTAAATATGCTCCTGAAAGCCCGATTCGCGCGCGCGTTACCCGCAAAGCATTTAAAGGTGCGCAAACGCTCTACACTATTGAAACAGAAAGCGGCGACACACTGCTTAGCTTGGTACCAAGCCATGACGACTACGAAATTGGTGACGTAATAGGCGTAAGCATAGAAGCCGACCACCTTGTCTGCTTCGAACAACAGCCGGCCTAA
- a CDS encoding VOC family protein, whose translation MSLTRPPHAGMRHVALNVLDLALVESFYVDLLGFNVEWRPDQENVYLCSGVDNLALHVVENTGDKAQVLAHTGIIVDEIEHVDAWYNFLLENKVKMAAAPRTHRDGARSFYCHDPEGTVVQVLYHPPLSKG comes from the coding sequence ATGAGCTTAACTAGACCTCCGCATGCTGGCATGCGACATGTCGCATTGAATGTGCTTGACCTTGCCTTGGTCGAATCGTTCTACGTAGATCTGCTTGGATTTAATGTAGAGTGGCGTCCCGATCAAGAAAACGTATATTTATGCAGCGGTGTCGACAACTTAGCGCTGCACGTGGTGGAAAACACGGGTGACAAGGCGCAAGTTTTGGCGCACACCGGCATAATTGTGGATGAGATTGAGCACGTAGATGCTTGGTATAATTTCCTACTAGAGAACAAAGTTAAAATGGCAGCCGCACCAAGAACGCACCGCGACGGCGCGCGGAGTTTCTATTGTCATGACCCTGAAGGGACTGTGGTTCAAGTTCTTTACCATCCTCCGCTATCTAAGGGTTAA
- a CDS encoding OsmC family protein → MKAVVELQKNVNFKATSGTGHTIQMDGAEQYGGENMGARPMEVLLIGMGGCASFDVVHILRKRRLEVTGCVAELDAERAETDPKVFTKIHLHFKVSGTGLTDKAVAKAVQLSAEKYCSASIMLGKTATITHSHEIIE, encoded by the coding sequence ATGAAAGCAGTCGTTGAGTTACAGAAAAATGTGAACTTTAAAGCCACATCAGGGACAGGTCACACCATTCAAATGGACGGTGCGGAACAGTACGGTGGCGAGAATATGGGCGCACGACCGATGGAGGTGTTGCTGATTGGTATGGGCGGTTGCGCGTCATTTGATGTGGTGCATATATTACGAAAGCGGCGCTTAGAAGTCACTGGCTGCGTCGCAGAGTTGGACGCCGAGCGTGCTGAAACCGACCCGAAAGTGTTTACCAAAATACATCTTCATTTTAAAGTTAGTGGAACAGGCTTAACCGATAAAGCCGTCGCGAAAGCGGTGCAGTTGTCGGCTGAGAAGTACTGTTCTGCATCGATTATGCTTGGTAAAACAGCCACTATTACCCATTCACATGAGATTATCGAATGA
- the trpC gene encoding indole-3-glycerol phosphate synthase TrpC: protein MSTGSDVLDKIMSYKQQEVEHAKRQRTLADVRSEADDTGPCRGFVSSLNQSVAKGHSAVIAEVKKASPSKGVIRADFRPAQIAESYQKYGAACLSVLTDEHFFQGSADYFALAREACTLPMLRKDFMLDDYQVYEARAMDADCVLLIVAALEDGLMQDLAGRALELGMDVLVEVHNEEELHRGLQLDMPMIGINNRDLRNFSTSLNTTLDLLSSIPDGVLVVTESGIHEPADVQLMRDHQVNSFLVGEAFMRADEPGKRLHELFF from the coding sequence ATGTCGACCGGTTCTGATGTGCTGGACAAAATCATGTCATACAAACAACAAGAGGTTGAGCATGCTAAGCGTCAGCGCACGTTGGCGGACGTTCGATCTGAGGCTGATGACACGGGGCCATGTCGCGGATTTGTTAGTAGTTTGAATCAATCCGTTGCAAAGGGGCACTCTGCGGTGATTGCTGAAGTTAAGAAAGCGAGCCCTAGCAAAGGTGTGATTCGTGCTGATTTTAGGCCAGCCCAGATTGCTGAAAGTTATCAGAAATATGGTGCTGCGTGTTTGTCGGTGTTGACTGACGAACACTTCTTTCAAGGTTCTGCTGATTACTTTGCGTTGGCTCGCGAAGCTTGCACCTTACCGATGTTACGCAAAGATTTTATGTTAGACGACTACCAAGTCTACGAAGCTCGAGCAATGGATGCCGATTGTGTTTTATTGATCGTCGCGGCCTTGGAAGATGGCTTAATGCAGGACTTGGCTGGTCGTGCGTTAGAGTTGGGTATGGACGTGTTGGTTGAAGTTCACAATGAAGAAGAGTTGCACCGAGGTCTGCAACTCGATATGCCGATGATTGGCATTAATAATCGCGACTTGCGTAACTTCAGCACATCACTAAACACTACGCTTGATCTGCTAAGCTCAATCCCCGATGGCGTGCTAGTGGTGACTGAAAGCGGTATCCATGAGCCAGCAGACGTACAATTGATGCGCGACCATCAAGTTAACAGCTTCTTAGTTGGAGAAGCGTTTATGCGAGCTGACGAACCAGGCAAACGTTTGCATGAACTGTTCTTTTAG